TTTTGGGCGCTTTGGGCGCGCCGGGCGGCTGCGGCGGACCCGCCGTGATGAGGTCGAGCACCTGCTGGCTGGGCACGTTGAGAATAAGGTAGGAGCCGGAAGCCGCCAGCTGAATATCGTGCCCGCCCGGCCAGGTAAGCACCAGCCGGGCTTCTACCTCCAGGGCCCGGCTAAACACGCGGCACGTTGGGGTCGGGAGCGGGCGACACGAGCGGGGCGGCGGCCGGCGCCTCGCCTTTGGTGCGAATACGCAGCGAGCCGTTGAGCTTCCAGGTGGCCGGCTGCCCGGCGGGGTTTAGCTGGTTGGGTACTTGCAGCTCGACCTGGTCAAAAGCCAGGTTGAGCTCCACCCCACCCGAAAGCTTGGTGAGCAGCGAAGCGGCCGTATCGGCCCAGGAAGCGGAGGATTGGTCAGGCATAAAAAAGAGATGAGCAGGTAAATGGGGCGAAAGCACGCTGCAAAGCACGGCTATTCATTTCTAAAAACCCAAACGCAACCGCCGGGCCAGGGTTGCCGTTGCCCGAGAGCGCGTATTTTTGTCTCAATCTTTTGCTTTGTCTGCTTTTTCTTACCCGCTTATGAAATTCTTCGCCTGGTTCGCCGTCGTCACCATTCTGTTTGTGCTCATCGCCCGCTTTAAGCCCCAATCGCCGGCCGAGCCCATTATCCCCACCGAGGCCAAGGAAGCCCAGGGCCAGCCCGGCACCGACGACAATGCCCCGCCCGCCCGCACCGAAGAGCAGGGCAAAGCCGATGCTCAGAAAGCCGGCAGCACCTACGTGCTACCCGGCGTGCGGCCGGCCAGCGCGGCGTAACGCGGCCACGGAAGTTACCTTATCAAAGAACGTCATGCTGACGAAGGAAGCATCTTGGCCGCTTCACCCACCGGACCGGCCAAGCTGCCCCCTTCGTCAGCATGACGTTCTGCTTTGCTCATCTTAGCCTTAGCCCGCGCTGCTTCTCCCCCACCTACTATGGACCCGCAAGCCCGCATCCAGGAGCTGACCCAGCGCCTGCACTACCTCAACACCCAATATTATCAGCACGATATCTCGGAGGTGTCGGACCAGGAGTTTGACCAGCTGCTGGCCGAGCTGAACGAGCTGGAAAAGGCCCACCCTACCCTGGCCCTGCCCAACTCGCCCACCCAGCGCGTGGGCGGCACCATCACCAAGCAATTTGCCACCGCCCAGCACCGCTTTCCCATGCTGAGCCTGGGCAATACGTATTCGGAAGACGACCTGCGCGAGTTTGACGAGCGCGTGCAGCGCGGCCTCGAAGGCGCACCCTACGGCTACGTATGCGAGCAGAAATTCGACGGTGTAGCGATGAGCCTGAGCTACTTAGGTGGCGAGCTGAGCCAGGGCGTGACGCGCGGCGACGGCACCCGCGGCGACGTGGTAACGGCCAACGTGCGCACCATTCGCACGCTGCCGCTGCACCTGCACGGCACGTTTCCGCCCGATGTGGAAGTGCGCGGCGAAGTATTCATGCCCAACCAGGTATTCGACGACCTCAACCAGGAGCGCGAGCAAAACGGCGAGGCCCTGATGGCCAACCCGCGCAACGCGGCCAGCGGCACGCTCAAGCTCCAGGATTCGGCCCTGGTGGCGGCGCGGCGGCTGCGCTTTTATGCTTATTCGGTGCTCACGCCGGGCCGGGGCACCTTCGGCAGCCACAGTGAAACGCTGGAAGCTGCCGCCGCCTGGGGCCTGCCGGTATCGCCTACCTGGCGGCGCTGCGCTACCCTACAGGAGGTGCTCGACTACATTCACGAGTGGCAGCAGCAGCGCTTCACGCTGCCCGTGAATACCGATGGTATCGTGATAAAGGTAGACGACCTGCGCCAGCAGGAGCAGCTGGGCTACACCGCCAAAAGTCCGCGCTGGGCCATTGCTTACAAATACCCCACGGCGGCGGCCCGCACCCGGCTCAACGAGATACTCTACAACGTGGGCCGCACCGGGGCCGTGACGCCGGTAGCGCTGCTCGACCCGGTGCCGCTGGCCGGCACCATCGTGAAGCGCGCCAGCGTGCACAACGCCAACCAGATAGCCCTGCTCGACCTGCGCCTGGGCGATATGGTTTTCGTGGAAAAAGGCGGCGAGATTATCCCCAAAATAACGGGCGTGGACCTGTCGGCCCGCCCGGCCGGGGCCGTGCCGGTGCGCTTTCCGCACGAGTGCCCGGCCTGCGGCACGCCGCTGGTGCGCCCCGAGGGCGAGGCGCACTTCCGCTGCCCCAACGAGCGCGGCTGCCCACCCCAGCGCAAGGCGCGGCTGGAGCACTACGTGTCGCGCAAGGCGCTGAATATCGACGGCCTGGGGGCCGAAACCGTGGGCCGCTTCTTCGACCTGGGCCTGGTAAATACCCCCGCTGATATATATGACCTGCCCCAGCGCCGCGCCGAGCTGGTGGGCCTGGAGCGCCTGGGCGAGAAGTCAATCGACAACCTGATTGCCGGCATCGAGAAAAGCAAAACGGTGCCCTTTGCGCGGGTGCTCTTTGGCCTGGGC
The sequence above is drawn from the Hymenobacter baengnokdamensis genome and encodes:
- the ligA gene encoding NAD-dependent DNA ligase LigA, whose product is MDPQARIQELTQRLHYLNTQYYQHDISEVSDQEFDQLLAELNELEKAHPTLALPNSPTQRVGGTITKQFATAQHRFPMLSLGNTYSEDDLREFDERVQRGLEGAPYGYVCEQKFDGVAMSLSYLGGELSQGVTRGDGTRGDVVTANVRTIRTLPLHLHGTFPPDVEVRGEVFMPNQVFDDLNQEREQNGEALMANPRNAASGTLKLQDSALVAARRLRFYAYSVLTPGRGTFGSHSETLEAAAAWGLPVSPTWRRCATLQEVLDYIHEWQQQRFTLPVNTDGIVIKVDDLRQQEQLGYTAKSPRWAIAYKYPTAAARTRLNEILYNVGRTGAVTPVALLDPVPLAGTIVKRASVHNANQIALLDLRLGDMVFVEKGGEIIPKITGVDLSARPAGAVPVRFPHECPACGTPLVRPEGEAHFRCPNERGCPPQRKARLEHYVSRKALNIDGLGAETVGRFFDLGLVNTPADIYDLPQRRAELVGLERLGEKSIDNLIAGIEKSKTVPFARVLFGLGIRYVGETVAQKLAQHYRTMAAIMAASAEELAAVPEVGGVIADSLALWSQQPESQELVSRLQAAGVQLATTGEPPQAVSNRLSGLTFVLSGVFENYSREQLQELIQQHGGKITGSISKKLSYLVAGDNMGPAKREKATTLKVPIISEDELLALLPAAD